The genomic region GCCTGAAGCCCGGTGCACGGGCCACTTTGCAGATCATCACCATCGCCGACAAGCGGTGGAACATATACCGCAAAGGCATTGGCTTCATTCAGAAATACATATTTCCGGGTGGGATGCTGCCCTGTCCGCGGGTGCTTCTCCAACAGATCGACCAGGCGGGCCTGAGCGTGGTTCAGAGCAAGGAATTTGGCGCCAGTTACGACCGGACATTGCGCTTATGGAGCGCGACGTTTAACGCCCGTTGGCAGCAGATCACCGGCATGGGATTTGACGATAGATTTCGACGGATGTGGAATTTTTATCTAACCTCTTGCGCCGCGTCATTTAAAACGGGAACCTGTGACGTAACGCAAATCACAGTTTCACATCGCTAGACGGATTTAATCCTTATGCCCACCGGAGCCAAACTGACGGCGGCCCTTTGCCTCGCCCTCCTTGCCTTTATTCTGTCAGAAGAGATCAAACCGCTGATGCCTGAAGGCACCAGTTTTGACAACTTTACCTATCTGAATATGGCGATCGGTCTGGTGGTCGGTTGGGTGGTGATGGGCAAACGCGCAGGTCGGGGCACGGTGCCGGCCATCAACAATGGTATCAGCGGTGTCGCCGTCATGTTGTTCTGGGGGCTGTTTATCTACGGCGCCGACGAGATGTTCCGATTGGCGATGCGCAACCGCTATGAT from Parasedimentitalea psychrophila harbors:
- a CDS encoding TrgA family protein codes for the protein MPTGAKLTAALCLALLAFILSEEIKPLMPEGTSFDNFTYLNMAIGLVVGWVVMGKRAGRGTVPAINNGISGVAVMLFWGLFIYGADEMFRLAMRNRYDGPFEALSQIFVIGLDYATVIFVPQVIATVLIGALVSGLVTESASRRWR